The genomic region CTACAAAGAGAAGGACGCCTACGATATTTTTTCCATGATCGCACATTACAAAGATGGTCCCAGTTCATGCATTGCGGAACTTAAGCCACATTTTAAAAACAAACTTGTCCAAGAGGGCCTTCAGAGTATTTGTGATAAGTTTGAGTTTGAAGATTCAGTTGGCTCTGCGTGGGCCGCACAATTTATGGCACCACTGGATGAGGTGGAATCAGGAATGCTAAGGAAGGATGTTTATCAACGAGTTCGTCCTTTTGTAGAGGCGATTAAGAAGCTGTTGTGAGTTTAAAAGGCGTAACATGACTAAAGTCACAATCATAGGTGATACCCATGGCCACTTGGATAAGCTTATTGAAGCCATTCCTACCGATACCGACTTTGTGTTGCAGGTTGGTGATTTTGGCATCTTTCTCGATGACAGCAACCTCAATGCTATTCCAAAGCGGTTTCACAGCAGCTTGGGGCAATTTCAGGAATATTATTCAGAGAAGAAAGGTTTCCCCGTGCCAGTGTACTTCTGCAAGGGGAATCATGAGGACTTTCTATTTTTGACAAACTACAACCAAGACAAACCGATTCTTCCCAATCTTTACTATGTGCCAAATGGAACTGTGTTGACGATTCAAGGCGTTACGGTGGGATTCTTTGGTGGCAATTACAGCCCTAAATGGTTCGAGCGTGATGTTCCAGCCAATATGCAATCGCAAAAGATCCTTGGATATTTTAATCAAACAGAAATCAAAACACTGCGCAAAAGTGAAACAGTCGTAGATATTCTGATCACCCATGAACCCTGCCAGGCTCTTGATTTTGGTAGTGACCGTTACGGTTGCGAGCCCATTCAAAAGCTTATTGAGGAGCTGCAGCCAACGTATGCCTTTAGTGGCCATATTCACAAATACGCTGAGGGCACGATTGGCAGAACAAAATGCGTTGGTCTTGGTGCGATCAACTATCAGGGCAGATCAACATTTGATGTGACCTTTTGAAGGAAAACTTATGCCACTAAAGAGACGATCCAGAAATTTGTATGACCCGGCATCGAGCCAACCCTACAAACTAAGCCGCTCACGGTTGGAGAATTTTATTCGGTGTCCTAGGTGTTTCTATCTGGATCGTCGCCTTGGAATCGACAAACCCTCCATGCCTGGATTCACGCTGAATTCGGCTGTCGATGTGCTGTTGAAAAAGGAGTTCGATGTTTATCGTACCAAAGGCGAACCGCATCCGCTGATGAAGGAGAACGGAGTCGATGCGATTCCGTACCAACATGATGATCTCGATATTTGGAGAGAAAACTTCAAGGGCCTCCAATATCATCACAAAGCAACCAATCTCATCATCACTGGTGCCATTGATGACGTCTGGGCCCAACCCAGCGGCCAATTGATCATCGTCGATTACAAATCCACATCCAAGGACGGAGAGGTCAGTCTGGATGATGAATGGAAGGAGTCCTACAAGCGGCAGATGGAAATCTACCAATGGATCATGCGGAACATGGGTTTTGACGTTTCTAATACCGGATATTTCGTTTACGCCAATGGCCGCAAGGATCTGGACGTGTTCGATGGCACGCTATGCTTCAATATCCAACTGCTGCCGTATGTCGGAGATTCGTCCTGGGTAGAGAAGGCGGTAAACGATTCTCATCAATGTTTACAGGGTAATGATCTGCCCGAGGTGGCGGAAGACTGCGAATACTGCGTCTACCGAACATTATCGAAAGAGGTCGAATGACACTAATTGGCAATATACGATTGGCGGGAATTAATGAGCATTTTGAACGGGTCCAATTTTTCATGAATTATGCGGAAAAATGCGAAGATCCAATTGATAAATTCAGATACCAAATTGCAGCCGTGTATTCTTGTCGAGCCATCAGTGAATTGATGCTCGAAGCAGCGGATAAGCAGGAAGTATGTGACCCCAAATCCCCTAAAGCAAAGATCAACCGAACTGACCTAGAGAGATTGATTGAGGCACAAATACCCTATTATTTCCTGATCGAGCGCATTCGTATTCACGACTTCCATAGGTTCGGCTTGCTCCCACCGCATACAAAATACAAGACAACCATGATTTTGGGACCCCTCAAACTGAAGTCACAAAAGGGAGGGGTCAATGTCCAACTCGGAGACGTCGGGCTAGAAACAACCACTACAGGGAATTCAGTGGCTAAATTTCAAAGGCCATTGATTATTCAGGACGGTAAAATGTTTGATGAGGAATCCAAGGAATACGTCGCACTCAAAGACATCTTAGATAAATTTTTATTCGAGATACCAAAAGTGATTAAACAATTTAGTGATATGGTTGCATCTGGGAATCAAAAAACCTGAAGTCTCCATGTTGGTTTCATTTCAGGGAGCCACGGCATCCCTGAATCGTGGTGGCCTATGTGCCTATATTTTCTTTAGACGAGGCCGTGCAGTGGGTCCCGTCCGCCCCAGCATCAAGTGCGGGG from Deltaproteobacteria bacterium harbors:
- a CDS encoding metallophosphoesterase; its protein translation is MTKVTIIGDTHGHLDKLIEAIPTDTDFVLQVGDFGIFLDDSNLNAIPKRFHSSLGQFQEYYSEKKGFPVPVYFCKGNHEDFLFLTNYNQDKPILPNLYYVPNGTVLTIQGVTVGFFGGNYSPKWFERDVPANMQSQKILGYFNQTEIKTLRKSETVVDILITHEPCQALDFGSDRYGCEPIQKLIEELQPTYAFSGHIHKYAEGTIGRTKCVGLGAINYQGRSTFDVTF
- a CDS encoding PD-(D/E)XK nuclease family protein, with the protein product MPLKRRSRNLYDPASSQPYKLSRSRLENFIRCPRCFYLDRRLGIDKPSMPGFTLNSAVDVLLKKEFDVYRTKGEPHPLMKENGVDAIPYQHDDLDIWRENFKGLQYHHKATNLIITGAIDDVWAQPSGQLIIVDYKSTSKDGEVSLDDEWKESYKRQMEIYQWIMRNMGFDVSNTGYFVYANGRKDLDVFDGTLCFNIQLLPYVGDSSWVEKAVNDSHQCLQGNDLPEVAEDCEYCVYRTLSKEVE